A DNA window from Kitasatospora atroaurantiaca contains the following coding sequences:
- a CDS encoding SRPBCC family protein, translating to MDPNRYHLTSTWQLPAGPERVYRVLQDVAGYPAWWPQIRSVRRIDDRTGELRVRSFLPYELLFTVHEQRQDAGARLLQAELRGDLQGWSRWQVSAAGPGSVVVFEEEVRPGKPLMRRLAPLARPLFLANHAVMMRSGERGLRALLSAPPATSSASGP from the coding sequence GTGGATCCCAACCGCTACCACCTCACCTCCACCTGGCAGCTGCCCGCCGGCCCCGAGCGGGTCTACCGGGTGCTGCAGGACGTCGCCGGCTACCCGGCCTGGTGGCCGCAGATCCGCTCGGTGCGCCGCATCGACGATCGGACGGGCGAGCTGCGGGTGCGCTCCTTCCTCCCGTACGAGCTGCTCTTCACCGTCCACGAGCAGCGGCAGGACGCCGGGGCCCGGCTGCTGCAGGCCGAGCTCCGCGGCGACCTGCAGGGCTGGTCACGCTGGCAGGTCAGCGCCGCCGGGCCCGGCAGCGTGGTGGTGTTCGAGGAGGAGGTACGCCCGGGCAAGCCGCTGATGCGGCGGCTCGCCCCGCTGGCCCGGCCGCTCTTCCTCGCCAACCACGCGGTCATGATGCGCAGCGGCGAACGCGGCCTGCGGGCCCTCCTCTCCGCTCCCCCTGCTACTTCTTCTGCGAGCGGGCCTTGA
- a CDS encoding VOC family protein: MTATNAFPARISIVTLGVSDLGRSTEFYEALGWQRSTASSPEIVWFRTADSALGLFPYEALAADAGVPATGEPSFRGVTLAVNLESPEQVDAALKTAVEAGATVVKPPAATDWGGYSGYFEDPDGHLWELAHNPFFPFTEAGQLDLP, translated from the coding sequence ATGACAGCAACCAATGCCTTCCCCGCCCGTATCAGCATCGTCACGCTCGGCGTCTCCGACCTGGGGCGCAGCACCGAGTTCTACGAGGCGCTCGGCTGGCAGCGCTCGACGGCGTCCAGCCCCGAGATCGTCTGGTTCCGCACCGCCGACTCGGCGCTCGGCCTCTTCCCGTACGAGGCCCTGGCCGCCGACGCCGGTGTCCCGGCCACCGGCGAGCCGTCCTTCCGCGGTGTCACCCTCGCGGTCAACCTGGAGTCCCCCGAGCAGGTCGACGCCGCCCTGAAGACGGCGGTCGAGGCGGGCGCCACGGTGGTCAAGCCCCCGGCCGCCACCGACTGGGGCGGGTACTCGGGCTACTTCGAGGACCCGGACGGCCACCTCTGGGAGCTGGCCCACAACCCCTTCTTCCCGTTCACCGAGGCCGGCCAGCTCGACCTCCCGTAG
- a CDS encoding alkaline phosphatase PhoX, with product MSLSRRDFVNRSTAIGAGVLIAGSAEVLATAPGAIAAPAGGEAPAPETVEAARCATGYGELLPDPDGILALPRGFRYQIITYTGKTTLVTGESTPSNHDGTAAFQGKHGGTVLVNNHELRGARADWPHPVPLLEGHVYDPGAAGGCTVVEVRKGGKQVREWVGIAGTSTNCAGGATPWGTWLSGEETEDKAGKNGFTKDHGYIFEVDPHDQDANRDPKPVKAFGRYPHEAVVIDPQRGHAYLTEDAAGPNGLLYRWTPPAGFKHGKGKLRTLADDAGKLEAFKVFDSHGTFIDDLSRAVKIGTTYGVDWVNVPDRDAKTVSVRKQFKDGEVTRSRKLEGMWWGDGGFYFVASFARAESPVQHDGQVWFYNPARRTITLKVLLGVNTDVNGDHGNFDGPDNITVSPYGGLVIAEDGEGVQHLFGTTDDGRTFPIARNDLNIGTAEKPEFSEFTGVTFSEDGHTLFANIQEPGIMLAITGPWWRLNHRGGHGYDS from the coding sequence ATGTCGCTGTCCCGCCGGGACTTCGTCAACCGTTCCACCGCCATCGGGGCCGGCGTGCTCATTGCCGGCAGCGCCGAGGTGCTGGCCACCGCCCCGGGCGCGATCGCCGCCCCGGCGGGCGGCGAGGCTCCCGCCCCCGAGACCGTCGAGGCCGCGCGCTGCGCCACCGGTTACGGCGAGCTCCTCCCGGACCCGGACGGCATCCTGGCGCTGCCCCGCGGCTTCCGCTACCAGATCATCACGTACACCGGGAAGACCACCCTGGTCACCGGTGAGAGCACCCCCAGCAACCACGACGGCACCGCCGCCTTCCAGGGCAAGCACGGCGGCACCGTGCTGGTGAACAACCACGAGCTGCGCGGCGCGCGCGCCGACTGGCCGCACCCGGTGCCGCTGCTGGAGGGCCACGTCTACGACCCGGGCGCGGCCGGCGGCTGCACGGTGGTCGAGGTCCGCAAGGGCGGCAAGCAGGTCCGCGAGTGGGTCGGCATCGCCGGCACCTCCACCAACTGCGCCGGTGGCGCCACCCCTTGGGGCACCTGGCTGAGCGGCGAGGAGACCGAGGACAAGGCCGGCAAGAACGGCTTCACCAAGGACCACGGCTACATCTTCGAGGTCGACCCGCACGACCAGGACGCCAACCGCGACCCGAAGCCGGTCAAGGCCTTCGGCCGCTACCCGCACGAGGCCGTGGTGATCGACCCGCAGCGCGGCCACGCCTACCTCACCGAGGACGCCGCCGGCCCGAACGGCCTGCTCTACCGCTGGACCCCGCCGGCCGGCTTCAAGCACGGCAAGGGCAAGCTGCGCACCCTCGCCGACGACGCGGGCAAGCTGGAGGCCTTCAAGGTCTTCGACTCGCACGGCACCTTCATCGACGACCTCTCCCGCGCCGTCAAGATCGGCACCACGTACGGCGTCGACTGGGTCAACGTCCCGGACCGCGACGCCAAGACGGTCTCCGTCCGCAAGCAGTTCAAGGACGGCGAGGTCACCCGCTCCCGCAAGCTGGAGGGCATGTGGTGGGGTGACGGCGGCTTCTACTTCGTCGCCAGCTTCGCCCGCGCCGAGAGCCCGGTGCAGCACGACGGCCAGGTCTGGTTCTACAACCCGGCCCGCCGCACCATCACCCTCAAGGTCCTGCTCGGCGTCAACACCGATGTCAACGGCGACCACGGCAACTTCGACGGCCCGGACAACATCACCGTCTCGCCGTACGGCGGCCTGGTGATCGCCGAGGACGGCGAGGGCGTGCAGCACCTCTTCGGTACCACCGACGACGGCCGCACCTTCCCGATCGCCCGAAACGACCTCAACATCGGCACCGCCGAGAAGCCGGAGTTCAGTGAGTTCACCGGTGTGACCTTCTCGGAGGACGGCCACACGCTGTTCGCCAACATCCAGGAGCCGGGCATCATGCTCGCCATCACCGGGCCGTGGTGGCGCCTGAACCACCGCGGCGGCCACGGCTACGACTCCTGA
- a CDS encoding PucR family transcriptional regulator, with the protein MTAPGASGGLPLRQLLMSLGEPLVELQAAPAGLDVPVRDVAILDPEDPATASPGELVLAIGARGRAALPALRAAGRARAAAVAVKLDAPGQADALREAATEAGVALLSVRRETRWEHLDSLARAIIAGPDTPDTAEHNAGDLFSLAQTVAVLTNGIVSIEDTSSRVLAYSRSSDSDEVDDLRRLSILGWQGPEPYLSKLREWGIFQHLRSSDSVIAIDPHPELGIRRRIAIGIRAGAQPLGTIWVQEGAQPLAPLAEQALVGAARVAAAQLVRRRRELSADVRLTQTLLTGLLEGSTGAQSLATHLGLDLRRPATVLAYAAGSPSEGSDLELTRAEVTSLISVHTAARHRSALLAPIESRVYVLLPELPPGLPMATVRGWAQEVVEAARDHLGVPLRAAIGSTVGGLAAVPESRAQADRILDAMGRGGVELQVAALIDVQAEVLVSEMLALLQERGGLRDPRLTALAAYDRRHGTRLAESVLAWLDALGEVRVAADALHIHPNTLRYRVRRAEQLTGIDLAQPQQRLMAMLQLRLPPED; encoded by the coding sequence GTGACCGCGCCAGGAGCAAGCGGCGGCCTCCCGCTGCGCCAGCTGCTGATGTCCCTGGGCGAGCCGCTGGTGGAGCTGCAGGCCGCACCCGCCGGACTGGACGTACCCGTCCGGGACGTGGCGATCCTCGACCCGGAGGACCCGGCCACCGCCTCGCCCGGCGAGCTGGTGCTGGCCATCGGCGCCCGGGGCCGCGCCGCCCTCCCCGCCCTGCGCGCCGCCGGACGGGCCCGTGCCGCCGCCGTCGCGGTGAAGCTGGACGCCCCCGGCCAGGCCGACGCACTGCGCGAGGCCGCCACCGAGGCCGGCGTGGCACTGCTGTCCGTACGCCGCGAGACCCGCTGGGAGCACCTCGACTCGCTCGCCCGGGCGATCATCGCGGGCCCGGACACCCCCGACACCGCCGAGCACAACGCCGGCGACCTCTTCTCGCTCGCCCAGACCGTCGCCGTCCTCACCAACGGCATCGTCTCCATCGAGGACACTTCCAGCCGCGTGCTGGCCTACTCCCGGTCCTCGGACTCCGACGAGGTGGACGACCTGCGGCGGCTCTCCATCCTCGGCTGGCAGGGCCCGGAGCCGTACCTCTCCAAGCTCCGCGAGTGGGGCATCTTCCAGCACCTGCGCAGCTCGGACAGCGTGATCGCGATCGACCCGCACCCCGAGCTGGGCATCAGACGCCGGATCGCCATCGGTATCAGGGCGGGCGCGCAGCCGCTCGGCACCATCTGGGTCCAGGAGGGCGCCCAGCCGCTCGCCCCACTGGCCGAGCAGGCCCTGGTCGGCGCGGCCCGGGTGGCGGCGGCCCAGCTGGTCCGCCGCAGGCGCGAGCTCTCCGCGGACGTACGGCTGACGCAGACCCTGCTCACCGGCCTGCTTGAGGGCTCGACCGGCGCCCAGTCACTGGCCACCCACCTCGGGCTCGACCTGCGCCGCCCGGCCACCGTGCTGGCGTACGCGGCGGGCTCGCCCTCCGAGGGCTCGGACCTCGAACTGACCCGCGCCGAGGTGACCAGCCTGATCTCGGTGCACACCGCCGCCCGGCACCGCAGTGCGCTGCTCGCCCCGATCGAGTCGCGGGTGTACGTGCTGCTGCCCGAGCTTCCCCCCGGCCTGCCGATGGCAACGGTGCGGGGCTGGGCGCAGGAGGTGGTGGAGGCCGCCCGCGATCACCTCGGTGTCCCGCTGCGGGCGGCGATCGGCTCCACGGTGGGCGGGCTGGCGGCGGTGCCCGAGTCGCGGGCGCAGGCGGACCGGATCCTGGACGCGATGGGGCGCGGCGGGGTCGAGCTGCAGGTGGCCGCGCTGATCGACGTTCAGGCCGAGGTGCTGGTCAGCGAGATGCTCGCACTGCTCCAGGAACGCGGCGGCCTCCGCGACCCCCGGCTGACCGCCCTGGCCGCCTACGACCGCCGCCACGGCACCCGCCTCGCCGAGTCCGTCCTGGCCTGGCTGGACGCCCTCGGCGAGGTCCGCGTCGCGGCGGACGCCCTGCACATCCACCCCAATACCCTCCGCTACCGGGTCCGCCGCGCCGAACAGCTCACCGGCATCGACCTGGCGCAGCCGCAGCAACGCCTGATGGCCATGCTGCAGCTCCGCCTACCCCCGGAGGACTGA
- the pruA gene encoding L-glutamate gamma-semialdehyde dehydrogenase, with the protein MDAVTQVPAPVNEPVRSYAPGSPERARLEAKLKELGGQEPIQLTMTINGERRMGGGTEIDVVQPHNHAAKLGTLRNATQDDARDAIDAALAAAPAWQALSFDSRAAIFLKAADLLAGPWRETLAAATMLGQSKTAQQAEIDTPCELVDFLRFNVHFARQIIAEQPISSEGVWNRSDHRALEGFVYAITPFNFTAIAGNLPTAPALMGNVVLWKPSPTQQFSAHLLMQLLEAAGLPKGVINMVTGDGLAVSEVALKHPELAGIHFTGSTATFQHLWREVGNNIAGYRSYPRIVGETGGKDFLVAHPSADPAVLKTAMTRGAFEFQGQKCSALSRAYVPASLWAGIKDDFRDEVEWLTMGDVNDLSNFMSAVIDERSFAKNKAAIDRAKADPKVEILAGGTYDDSVGYFVRPTVLVCEDPASEYFRDEYFGPILSVFVYEDEKYDEMLAQMESVSSYGLTGAIIAQDREAVQHAMHVLRNAAGNFYINDKPTGAVVGQQPFGGGRASGTNDKAGAKQNLMRWTSTRSIKETFVPPTDYRYPHMG; encoded by the coding sequence ATGGATGCTGTGACCCAGGTCCCCGCGCCGGTGAACGAGCCGGTCCGCAGCTACGCCCCCGGCAGCCCCGAACGGGCTCGCCTGGAGGCCAAGCTGAAGGAGCTGGGCGGCCAGGAGCCGATCCAGCTGACCATGACGATCAACGGTGAGCGCCGGATGGGCGGCGGCACCGAGATCGACGTCGTGCAGCCGCACAACCACGCTGCCAAGCTCGGCACCCTGCGCAACGCCACCCAGGACGATGCGCGGGACGCCATTGACGCTGCCCTGGCTGCTGCTCCGGCCTGGCAGGCGCTCTCCTTCGACTCCCGCGCGGCCATCTTCCTCAAGGCCGCCGACCTGCTGGCCGGCCCGTGGCGCGAGACCCTCGCCGCAGCCACCATGCTCGGCCAGTCCAAGACCGCGCAGCAGGCCGAGATCGACACCCCCTGCGAGCTGGTCGACTTCCTGCGCTTCAACGTGCACTTCGCCCGGCAGATCATCGCCGAGCAGCCGATCTCCTCCGAGGGCGTCTGGAACCGCAGCGACCACCGCGCGCTGGAGGGCTTCGTCTACGCGATCACGCCTTTCAACTTCACCGCCATCGCGGGCAACCTGCCCACCGCCCCCGCCCTGATGGGCAACGTGGTGCTGTGGAAGCCGTCCCCGACCCAGCAGTTCTCCGCTCACCTGCTGATGCAGCTGCTCGAGGCGGCCGGCCTGCCCAAGGGCGTCATCAACATGGTCACCGGTGACGGCCTGGCCGTCTCCGAGGTCGCCCTCAAGCACCCCGAGCTGGCGGGCATCCACTTCACCGGCTCCACCGCGACCTTCCAGCACCTGTGGCGCGAGGTCGGCAACAACATCGCGGGCTACCGCTCGTACCCGCGGATCGTCGGCGAGACCGGCGGCAAGGACTTCCTGGTCGCCCACCCGTCCGCCGACCCGGCCGTGCTGAAGACCGCGATGACCCGCGGTGCCTTCGAGTTCCAGGGCCAGAAGTGCTCGGCGCTCTCGCGGGCGTACGTCCCGGCGTCCCTCTGGGCCGGCATCAAGGACGACTTCCGCGACGAGGTCGAGTGGCTCACCATGGGTGACGTCAACGACCTGTCGAACTTCATGAGCGCCGTCATCGACGAGCGTTCGTTCGCCAAGAACAAGGCCGCGATCGACCGGGCCAAGGCCGACCCGAAGGTCGAGATCCTGGCCGGCGGCACGTACGACGACTCGGTCGGCTACTTCGTCCGTCCGACCGTGCTGGTCTGCGAGGACCCGGCGAGCGAGTACTTCCGTGACGAGTACTTCGGCCCGATCCTCTCGGTCTTCGTCTACGAGGACGAGAAGTACGACGAGATGCTCGCGCAGATGGAGTCGGTGTCCAGCTACGGCCTGACCGGCGCGATCATCGCCCAGGACCGCGAGGCCGTCCAGCACGCGATGCACGTGCTGCGCAACGCCGCGGGCAACTTCTACATCAACGACAAGCCGACCGGCGCCGTCGTCGGCCAGCAGCCCTTCGGCGGCGGCCGGGCCTCCGGCACCAACGACAAGGCCGGCGCCAAGCAGAACCTGATGCGGTGGACCTCGACCCGGTCCATCAAGGAGACGTTCGTCCCGCCGACGGACTACCGCTACCCGCACATGGGCTGA
- a CDS encoding proline dehydrogenase family protein yields MLRSALLAASRSPQVRTVVEKFPPTHAIVERFVAGERLDQAIAATDELVVTGRKVTLDHLGEDTKDAAQAAGTAEAYEHLLAALKETGLAANAEVSVKLSAVGQFLPVDGEKIALENARRICEAAADAGTTVTLDMEDHTTTDSTLSIARELRTDFPWLGVVLQAYLRRTEADCADFAGAGSRVRLCKGAYKEPESVAFQGKKDVDLAYVRALKVLMGGEGYPMIASHDPNMIKIAGQLAEWHGRGSDSFEYQMLFGIRPEEQLRLAEAGNTMRVYLPYGEEWYGYFMRRLAERPANLVFFLRAMATRG; encoded by the coding sequence ATGCTCCGTTCCGCCCTCCTCGCCGCCTCCCGCTCCCCGCAGGTGCGCACCGTCGTGGAGAAGTTCCCGCCGACCCACGCGATAGTCGAGCGCTTCGTCGCCGGCGAGCGGCTCGACCAGGCGATCGCCGCCACCGACGAGCTGGTGGTCACCGGCCGCAAGGTCACCCTGGACCACCTCGGCGAGGACACCAAGGACGCCGCCCAGGCCGCCGGCACCGCCGAGGCGTACGAGCACCTGCTGGCCGCTCTCAAGGAGACCGGCCTGGCCGCGAACGCCGAGGTGTCGGTCAAGCTCTCGGCGGTCGGTCAGTTCCTGCCGGTGGACGGCGAGAAGATCGCGCTGGAGAACGCCCGGCGGATCTGCGAGGCGGCGGCGGACGCGGGCACCACGGTCACCCTGGACATGGAGGACCACACCACCACCGACTCCACCCTCTCGATCGCCCGCGAGCTGCGCACCGACTTCCCCTGGCTGGGCGTCGTGCTGCAGGCGTACCTGCGCCGCACCGAGGCCGACTGCGCGGACTTCGCCGGTGCCGGCTCGCGCGTGCGGCTCTGCAAGGGCGCGTACAAGGAGCCCGAGTCGGTCGCCTTCCAGGGCAAGAAGGACGTCGACCTGGCGTACGTCCGGGCGCTCAAGGTCCTGATGGGCGGCGAGGGCTACCCGATGATCGCCTCGCACGACCCGAACATGATCAAGATCGCCGGCCAGCTCGCCGAGTGGCACGGCCGCGGCAGCGACAGCTTCGAGTACCAGATGCTCTTCGGCATCCGCCCGGAGGAGCAGCTGCGCCTGGCCGAGGCGGGCAACACCATGCGGGTGTACCTGCCGTACGGCGAGGAGTGGTACGGCTACTTCATGCGCCGCCTCGCGGAGCGCCCGGCCAACCTGGTGTTCTTCCTCCGCGCCATGGCCACCCGCGGCTGA
- a CDS encoding TerD family protein, producing the protein MTQGGNAPLTTARVTVEVTAPKALDVSGLLLTEAGKVRSDADFVFFNAPNGPGVTHRPAAGSTPDAITVDTGSLPSEISKVVVTASLDDAGATFAGTEPTATVRDADSGAVLVTFTPPRLTRETALVVVEVYRRGDSWKVRAVGQGYDNGLAGIATDFGVSVEEPAAPAPAAAAQAAPTAPPKPVTPPAVPASLTKVTLDKGRVSLTKGGSVSLEKNGKPFLSSVRMGLGWEPAGRGRNIDLDASCLAFDAQRNKLETAWFMKLSIFNGAIAHSGDNLTGEGAGDDEAITVHLDGLPPEVCGLVFVVNSFSGQKFTDVKNAYCRLLDAGTGQELVRFDLTQSEPHTGVVMCKLVRQFSGEWVMTAIGEYVNAKTARAMAKPAAAML; encoded by the coding sequence CTGACCCAGGGCGGCAACGCGCCGCTCACCACTGCCCGGGTGACGGTCGAGGTGACGGCGCCGAAGGCCCTGGACGTCTCCGGGCTGCTGCTGACGGAGGCGGGGAAGGTCAGGTCCGACGCCGACTTCGTCTTCTTCAACGCCCCGAACGGCCCCGGCGTCACCCACCGCCCCGCCGCCGGTTCCACACCGGACGCCATCACGGTCGACACCGGCTCGCTGCCCTCGGAGATCAGCAAGGTCGTGGTGACGGCCAGCCTGGACGACGCGGGCGCGACCTTCGCCGGGACGGAGCCCACCGCGACGGTCCGGGACGCCGACAGCGGCGCGGTCCTGGTCACGTTCACCCCGCCTCGGCTGACCAGGGAGACGGCGCTGGTGGTGGTCGAGGTGTACCGGCGCGGCGACAGCTGGAAGGTCCGCGCGGTCGGGCAGGGCTACGACAACGGGCTGGCCGGCATCGCGACCGACTTCGGCGTCTCCGTGGAGGAGCCCGCCGCCCCGGCCCCGGCTGCGGCCGCCCAGGCAGCCCCGACAGCGCCGCCCAAGCCGGTCACGCCGCCCGCCGTACCCGCCTCACTCACCAAGGTCACCCTGGACAAGGGCCGGGTCAGCCTGACCAAGGGCGGCTCGGTCTCGCTGGAGAAGAACGGCAAGCCCTTCCTCTCCTCCGTCCGGATGGGCCTCGGCTGGGAGCCGGCCGGCCGCGGCCGCAACATCGACCTGGACGCCTCCTGCCTCGCCTTCGACGCCCAGCGCAACAAGCTGGAGACCGCCTGGTTCATGAAGCTGAGCATCTTCAACGGCGCGATCGCCCACTCCGGCGACAACCTCACCGGCGAGGGCGCGGGCGACGACGAGGCGATCACCGTCCACCTGGACGGGCTGCCGCCGGAGGTCTGCGGCCTGGTCTTCGTGGTGAACTCCTTCTCCGGCCAGAAGTTCACCGACGTCAAGAACGCCTACTGCCGCCTCCTCGACGCGGGCACCGGCCAGGAGCTGGTCCGCTTCGACCTCACCCAGTCCGAGCCCCACACCGGCGTGGTGATGTGCAAGCTCGTCCGCCAGTTCTCCGGCGAGTGGGTGATGACGGCCATCGGCGAGTACGTCAACGCCAAGACCGCCCGCGCCATGGCCAAGCCCGCGGCGGCGATGCTCTGA
- the pepN gene encoding aminopeptidase N — MPALQRSEALTRARQLQVHGYTVDLDLTRGEEVFGSTTVIRFGCTEPGSDTFLDLQPAALHRVVLNGRPLDPADLDGNRLVLSGLAAENELLVEAEMRYSRTGEGLHRFTDPADGAVYLYASCGPDMAPQVFPCFDQPDLKAPFTLAATAPADWSVIANGSGGRTAEGRWEFAPTLPISTYLVTLVAGPLHSVYSEHDGIPLGLHSRRSLAADLDREAAELFEVTRASFDRLHELFDERYPFGRYDQAFVPEFNWGAMENPGCVVFREELLFHSAPTEAERESRAMVVAHEMAHMWFGDLVTMRWWDDLWLNESFAEYLGYRIAAENTRFTGAWTSFAVKRKGWGYDADQRSTTHPIAMRSMDSVADALVNFDGIAYAKGASALRQLVAWLGDEAFFAGINEHFARHRFGNADLADFLDALATTSGRDVQGWAERWLRTSGVDTLRLELAYEGDKVVSAELVPGGTRPHRVGIGVFDGQAPALVLRDRFEAEVEPGRRTPLPQLAGAPRAALVLPNHGDLTWAKIRLDADSWQTVTESLAEIEDPLVRAVLWENARDLVQDAELSPGRYLDLVAAQLPDEPVDSIVEAVLTFARQRVIGSYLAPADRPAAHALLGSVCRTLLARPGAGEGLRLAALRGAVENAQGEELAELQDWLEHGGPGVALSSQLRWAALGRLAAGGVIGEERIAAELAADPSSSAHEGAALARAARPERAAKEQAWQELFSGVLSNHLLTATSQGFWQSGSEELQQEYLERYFAELPAAGRRSDIVARALGSALFPAGWSTPEAVGLAETCLAGEELTPALRRVLADRLDDLRRAVRIRG, encoded by the coding sequence ATGCCAGCTCTTCAACGTTCCGAGGCGCTCACCCGTGCCCGACAGCTCCAGGTCCACGGCTACACCGTCGACCTGGACCTCACCCGAGGCGAGGAGGTGTTCGGCAGCACCACCGTGATCCGGTTCGGTTGCACGGAGCCGGGCTCCGACACCTTCCTGGACCTGCAACCCGCCGCCCTGCACCGAGTGGTGCTCAACGGCCGGCCGCTCGACCCGGCGGACCTGGACGGCAACCGGCTCGTCCTCAGCGGCCTGGCCGCCGAGAACGAGCTGCTGGTCGAGGCCGAGATGCGTTACTCCCGGACCGGCGAGGGCCTGCACCGCTTCACCGACCCGGCCGACGGCGCCGTCTATCTGTACGCCTCCTGCGGTCCCGACATGGCTCCGCAGGTCTTCCCCTGTTTCGACCAGCCGGACCTCAAGGCCCCGTTCACCCTGGCGGCCACCGCGCCGGCCGACTGGAGCGTGATCGCCAACGGCTCCGGCGGGCGGACGGCCGAAGGGCGCTGGGAGTTCGCGCCCACCCTGCCGATCAGCACCTATCTGGTGACCCTGGTGGCCGGCCCGCTGCACTCGGTGTACTCCGAGCACGACGGCATCCCGCTCGGCCTGCACTCCCGCCGCTCGCTCGCCGCCGACCTGGACCGTGAGGCCGCCGAGCTGTTCGAGGTCACCCGGGCCTCCTTCGACCGGCTGCACGAGCTCTTCGACGAGCGCTACCCCTTCGGCCGCTACGACCAGGCCTTCGTGCCCGAGTTCAACTGGGGCGCGATGGAGAACCCGGGCTGCGTGGTGTTCCGCGAGGAACTGCTGTTCCACTCGGCCCCCACCGAGGCCGAACGCGAGTCGCGGGCCATGGTGGTGGCGCACGAGATGGCGCACATGTGGTTCGGCGACCTGGTCACCATGCGCTGGTGGGACGACCTCTGGCTGAACGAGTCCTTCGCCGAGTACCTGGGCTACCGGATCGCCGCCGAGAACACCCGCTTCACCGGTGCCTGGACCAGCTTCGCCGTCAAGCGCAAGGGCTGGGGCTACGACGCCGACCAGCGCTCCACCACCCACCCGATCGCGATGCGCAGCATGGACAGCGTGGCCGACGCGCTGGTCAACTTCGACGGCATCGCCTACGCCAAGGGCGCCTCCGCGCTGCGCCAGCTGGTCGCCTGGCTGGGTGACGAGGCCTTCTTCGCGGGCATCAACGAGCACTTCGCCCGGCACCGCTTCGGCAACGCCGACCTGGCCGACTTCCTGGACGCCCTCGCCACCACGAGCGGCCGGGACGTCCAGGGCTGGGCCGAGCGCTGGCTGCGGACCAGCGGGGTGGACACGCTCCGGCTGGAGCTGGCGTACGAGGGCGACAAGGTGGTCTCCGCCGAGCTGGTGCCCGGCGGGACGCGCCCGCACCGGGTCGGGATCGGGGTCTTCGACGGCCAAGCACCTGCGCTGGTGCTCCGGGACAGGTTCGAGGCCGAGGTGGAGCCCGGCCGTCGTACGCCGCTGCCGCAGCTGGCCGGGGCGCCCCGGGCCGCGCTGGTGCTCCCCAACCACGGCGACCTGACCTGGGCGAAGATCCGGCTGGACGCCGACTCCTGGCAGACCGTCACGGAGTCGCTGGCGGAGATCGAGGACCCGCTGGTCCGCGCCGTGCTCTGGGAGAACGCCCGCGACCTGGTGCAGGACGCCGAGCTCTCGCCGGGCCGGTACCTGGACCTGGTGGCCGCGCAGCTGCCGGACGAGCCGGTGGACTCGATCGTCGAGGCCGTGCTGACCTTCGCCCGGCAGCGGGTGATCGGCAGCTACCTCGCCCCGGCGGACCGCCCGGCCGCGCACGCCCTGCTGGGCAGCGTCTGCCGGACGCTGCTGGCACGCCCGGGAGCGGGGGAGGGCCTGCGGCTGGCCGCCCTGCGCGGGGCTGTCGAGAACGCGCAGGGCGAGGAACTCGCCGAGCTGCAGGACTGGTTGGAGCACGGCGGCCCGGGCGTGGCACTCAGCTCGCAGCTCCGCTGGGCCGCACTCGGCAGGCTCGCCGCCGGGGGCGTCATCGGTGAGGAGAGGATCGCCGCCGAGCTGGCCGCCGACCCGAGCAGCAGCGCCCACGAGGGGGCCGCACTGGCCCGGGCCGCGCGGCCCGAGCGGGCGGCCAAGGAGCAGGCCTGGCAGGAGCTGTTCAGCGGCGTGCTCTCCAACCACCTGCTGACGGCGACCTCGCAGGGCTTCTGGCAGTCGGGCTCGGAGGAGCTGCAGCAGGAGTACCTGGAGCGGTACTTCGCCGAGCTGCCCGCCGCCGGGCGGCGCAGCGACATCGTCGCCAGGGCGCTCGGGTCGGCGCTGTTCCCGGCCGGGTGGTCGACGCCGGAGGCCGTCGGCCTGGCCGAGACCTGCCTGGCGGGAGAGGAACTGACGCCCGCGCTGCGCCGGGTGCTGGCCGACCGGCTGGACGACCTGCGCCGCGCGGTCCGCATCCGGGGCTGA
- a CDS encoding SsgA family sporulation/cell division regulator codes for MPRDPLSVPSDPFAATPTGDELGHPAIAVPAPVEEVMTMRIALDQDLVGEVRTRFRYDPERPYEVLLTFHLGRSDEADWVFSRDLLRDGLEALSGQGDVKLWPAYCPCHGSTLHLALESPHGSALLEVSRPRVRAWLDRTYVVVSEAEEAAAGPTDDQLAALLA; via the coding sequence ATGCCGCGCGACCCGTTGTCAGTCCCCTCCGACCCGTTCGCCGCCACCCCCACGGGCGACGAGCTGGGCCACCCCGCCATCGCCGTACCGGCGCCGGTGGAGGAGGTCATGACGATGCGGATCGCGCTCGACCAGGACCTGGTGGGAGAGGTGCGTACCCGCTTCCGGTACGACCCCGAGCGGCCTTACGAGGTCCTGCTCACCTTCCACCTCGGCCGGTCGGACGAGGCGGACTGGGTCTTCTCACGGGACCTGCTGCGGGACGGGCTCGAGGCGCTGAGCGGGCAGGGGGACGTCAAGCTCTGGCCCGCGTACTGTCCCTGTCACGGCTCGACCCTGCACCTCGCGCTCGAATCCCCGCACGGCAGCGCGCTGTTGGAGGTCTCCAGGCCGAGGGTGAGGGCCTGGCTGGACCGCACCTACGTGGTCGTCTCCGAGGCCGAGGAGGCAGCGGCCGGCCCCACCGACGACCAGCTCGCCGCACTGCTGGCCTAA